The Salvia miltiorrhiza cultivar Shanhuang (shh) chromosome 2, IMPLAD_Smil_shh, whole genome shotgun sequence DNA window TTTCAAAGGATGGGGGAGTTGATACGCCAACAGAAGTCCTAATAGAAGCCCAACAAGTTATACAAGATGAACCAAGCCCAAGCTTAGCCCGGAGCCGACCTCGTCGAGAGATTAGAAAGCCCAACCGCTATCTTAATTAGTTATTCCTTTACTTATTGTTTTCTCGGAGTCCTACATAGATTAGCACTAGATTAGAGTTTATTTCTTGTTTTCCAAGTAAGTAGTTGTTGCCCTAGCTTCTATATAAGAAGATGGGAACGTTTGTTTTCTTTATGCTATGAAATTATTTCttgaagctattctttgtgtgatCGTAAGAATTGCCGGAGTTTTGCGTTCTCCCTAACGTGATCATTAATACGTAGCGTATTACTCTGCCGGCCACCGTCGTCACCGCCACGCCGGAGTTTCGGGGAAGGTGTGGATTAGGTTTCCGGCGTGTTTCCAgcgagcttggtgaagaagatggtgtggatcccaccaccaataaaataaaaaaaatttaaaaaattaaaatagttaacggtgttaaccgtCCGTTAAGTCGGAAGGGTTAATTGGCGGAAATTAGGTACTTgaggggcttagttgacacacccctgccCATAGGGTGTTAATAGCTACAGGGACTTCTACGTTAGGggccaaattgatacttaacccaaacTTAAAAGAAACTATTGTTGAAAATGACAAAGAGCTTGGCATTCTTTGCTCATCATCAATTGCACCTTAGCTTCAATTCTTGTACCTAAAAACTTTGTATGTAAGCATCCTTTTCTAGGTGAGACTGGGAGTACTTTTCTCTTTTACCATGGATATTTACAGTTTCGCTTTTTACTTCTGTTTAAATGTTTAGAATTCAATAATGTAGGTCCTCCAAtgctattttcttttattttaaatgcttgCAACCGCATACATTTCTTGGAGAGAATATGTTTACGGAAAACGACTTTCATTATCCTTTATGGGGTAATAAATTGTCTATATAGattgtataaattttaattattttcggAGAGAATTGTAGTTTTGAGAAAAAGAAATCTCATATTTTAAGATGAAATTATATTGGAAATTTCCTAcagctcaattaattaaaattcaaatgagaattatatatattttttgtgagattATGTGATAAATATTGCACTAAACGTATAAAGTCATTAGATTTGTcgtaaaataaattatgttaaaaaaaatcgtTCCTCATGAAATTCAAACATTAATTGATGatgcattcatccatcaaaatGTGCTTTCACTGTAGATGTTCGCGATCAAAGTCGCTTTCAAATGATTTGAGGAAAGCTTTCGAATATGTTCAAAAGCATATTGCTTTTTGATTTTTGGCATGTACGCCATGTTGCAAATAAGGCAGCTCATGAGCTCGTGAAGTTTGCTTTATCGTGAATGTTGCAAACTTGCAATGCTTTGAACTTCGACGACGTTCCCTCGCTGCCTCCTTGATTTTGCTTCGTAATGATGCTTTTCCTCCTAAAAAAAAACTTCCGAATAATTGGTCCAAATCATACTATGAGGGATTGCGATTTTTCAAATAAACCTTAGGGTGTTTAAATGAACCTTTTCCCTAAATAAGATAGcacttttataattttaacaCACACTCTCCATTCGCTCGTCTCACTTAGCccgtatattttttttcaaacttGGCCTAATtcatttttgtataaataagaGCCACCAATTTACACAAATAAGTGAAACATAACACTTTATACTTGCTCGTAAATAAtcgtagaaaaaaaaaattaagtcaaCTAAAATggtataaaatattaattattttgtagTTTCTACACTCATCGATAATTGTTTATTCATATTTATTACTATGACACTCTTGAAGAAAATGTCCATCGACAAGGTTATAAAacattaaatagaaaataaagaatGCATATCCGAAATATGAAGttgaaatatttaaaatttattaacgTGCAGCGCACTTATTTATACATGTAATACGACAAGAAAACATAAGAAAAGTCTCTCAAAACAACATTATCCAATGAGGTTATACTACACAAACTGAGTGATGTACTCATCCACAGTCGTGTATTTGACCTCAGGATAGAGTTGGGAAGCCTCTGCCCCAACCTTTGGATCGATCTCAAAGTAGGTCTGATCTCCCTTTATGAATATGGAGTGGTTGATCGACAATATCACATTCACCGGCATCGGCGACTCCTCAATCTGCTTCAGAAGCTCATCCTCTGCCACGTATATCTTCTCTAGGGTGTTGCCGATCTTCTTCTCCCAGCAGGCAACCAACTCATTGAATGAATATATGTTTTGAGGAGGCTTAATGTAGAGGATCTTGTTCAATGTTCTGGGATCAACCGAAGCTTTCACGGTGTATACACCAATATCATGTTCCTCGTTGAACACAGCTGCAACATATTAATCATTAATAACTCAATCACTAAGTAattaatcatcatcatcatataatACATACCTTTAACATTTCCATCTCCGGGGATAACAATCTTGTCTCTGGGAGGAGCAGTGGCGCCCAGCTGCAGGAAATTGGAGAGGGCGTAGCCGGCAAACAAGTTGCAGACGATGTAGGTGTAAGGAATGCCCTCTGCCTCTATTGCTCTGCGGAGTTGTATCTTTAGCTGGAAATTTTGGTTTATGGGATCCACGGCACGGCAACGATCCAGATCACCCCCAAATTCTGATGGTAAGAACCTCTGCAACCATTTAATGTTATATATATGCACCATCTTCATTGCCTACACATATATAGCAAGAGCAGGGTAAAATTAGAGGTACCTTGATATTTCCAGCCTCTTTAATAGCAGCAATAATCTTATATTGATCGGCAATCTGCATGAAGCCTACGGTTGATATAACCACATCCACTTGCTTTATAGCCTTCACCAAGCTCTCATGATCATTCAGATCCCCCTGCACATACATTTATTAGTACTATATGAAAATCATCATCTTTTCTTTCACACACAACTACACACACAGAGAGAGATACATACAATTAGGAAGGTGACACCAGATTTCTTGAAGTTCTCGACGAGCTCGGATTTGGCTGGATCAGAGAGGGATGCCTCTCTCATCAAAGCAAAAGTGGGATGCCCAGATTTAGCGCTGGCTTCAACTACGAATTTCCCAATGTACCCTGTTCCACCGATTATCAAAATCTTCTCtgccatttcttcttctttttcttctctacttgaattttcttttcttgaaaagTTTGCTTAAGATTTACTGAGTTTGATGGAATTGTGGAGTTGAGAACATTATTTAAATAGGAAGGTAGCATCATGATTTTGCTGCTAAGTCTTCGTTTGATGAATTTCttagtaatttaataattttcgTAGCCGCCCttgcttatttaatttcttagggTCAATGTTGGATACCATGACTTatcttttgcttcttttttaattcttttctttagattttatttattattacgAAATATTGGGATTAATCCTCATCTCTAGTTTTCTTtagtactagcatttgcatcccgtgcaatgcacgggaaaatatttttaaattttatatttatataaaattaatactaattcaattattatacttataaatataatataatataaaattaattttaattgaatgtatttgaattgaatattgaaaaaataaaaaaaatcacaattataaatttgatattatgcaaaacaaaaacaaaaaaataagttgaaaaaattaaaaataaaatactaattaaaaagaataaaaaataaatttattcaaaaaagatgagagaggaaagagaaatttataaaactttaatatttaaacaaatttaatttttacattttgaatcaaatattttcataaaatatatcatattaaagctcttgtcgtgatctttaatttgatatgcatattaaatattttataattaatcaaatttcacCGCTAGAAGTATCCTATCTCTATGCTGACCGACGAATCCACACTGGAGTAGATCGATAGTCCCTTATTCAATTCCTTCGGAATTGTCGGGACGTTAGCTACAGTTAAAACTAGGAAAACAAAGACTTAGAAgtcaatatttcatagatttaATCCAGTTAACAAGAGTATTTAGGGAaaaaaatgtaacaacaaataagaagttaaagaaaataaaaataaacagaCAAATGTAGAGTTTAAAGATAAAAccttctattttattataagtataaaattgtcactcaattttaaaatcaatttgaaattgattttaaattggaaactccctttttaatatagtatagattaattaatttaattgagaGTTTGAATTTTCTGCTATGTCCAAAATAAACGGAGAGAATTAGCAGAGAATTTTCTGCTATGTccactataatatttttgaataaaatGAAGAAGAGTAAAGACTGAGGAGTCGAATAAAACTGTGGCTTGTAGTATGGCAATTTACTTTTTGACTTTCTAGAACTCACGAGAACACAAAATTTAATCAATGGAGCACGTTCAAACTTTCTAGATTTTTGACAAACCGTATTTATATACTATTCATTCAACAAAGAATTATTTCTTACATAataaaatctatactatattaaaaagacagcttccaatttgaaattaatttcaaattaattttaaaatcgagtgacaattttgtatttataataaaattaaaggtttatgtttaaactatattttactttttatttttcatttttttaacttcttatttgttgttttatttctttccaaaattgtgaacttcgattaattataaaatatttaatatgcaataagagctttaatttgatatattttatgtaaatatttgatttaaaatgtacaaattaaat harbors:
- the LOC131010547 gene encoding phenylcoumaran benzylic ether reductase TP7-like translates to MAEKILIIGGTGYIGKFVVEASAKSGHPTFALMREASLSDPAKSELVENFKKSGVTFLIGDLNDHESLVKAIKQVDVVISTVGFMQIADQYKIIAAIKEAGNIKRFLPSEFGGDLDRCRAVDPINQNFQLKIQLRRAIEAEGIPYTYIVCNLFAGYALSNFLQLGATAPPRDKIVIPGDGNVKAVFNEEHDIGVYTVKASVDPRTLNKILYIKPPQNIYSFNELVACWEKKIGNTLEKIYVAEDELLKQIEESPMPVNVILSINHSIFIKGDQTYFEIDPKVGAEASQLYPEVKYTTVDEYITQFV